Proteins encoded within one genomic window of Polaribacter sp. NJDZ03:
- a CDS encoding precorrin-6A/cobalt-precorrin-6A reductase has translation MILVFGGTTEGKKTAALLESMAMPFVYSTKTNISFDITKIARYRYGALDEKELESYLLENNIQTIINASHPFAEILHKTIAKVAEKLQIPVLKFGRELLSKTIHPLVKYVNSYDAAFALLKEKQTLLALTGVQSIKKLHPWWQENTTYFRILNRPESLAIAKESNFPEKQLILGLPSDSLEKEIELIKMHHIDVILTKETGNSGFLSTKIEAALQTNAEIIIINQPKTPSYFTVVFHEIDLQRILTNTPTPTLLTNTSQLWD, from the coding sequence ATGATATTAGTCTTTGGAGGAACAACAGAAGGTAAAAAAACAGCTGCTTTATTAGAAAGTATGGCAATGCCTTTTGTGTATTCAACAAAAACAAATATCTCTTTTGATATCACTAAAATTGCGCGTTACCGTTACGGTGCATTAGATGAAAAAGAACTAGAAAGTTATTTACTAGAAAACAACATACAAACCATTATTAACGCTTCTCATCCGTTTGCAGAAATATTGCATAAAACCATTGCTAAAGTGGCAGAAAAGCTACAAATCCCTGTACTAAAATTCGGACGAGAATTACTTTCTAAAACCATTCATCCTTTAGTAAAATATGTGAATTCATATGATGCTGCTTTTGCGTTGTTAAAAGAAAAACAGACTTTATTAGCCTTAACTGGTGTACAATCTATTAAAAAATTGCATCCGTGGTGGCAAGAAAACACAACGTATTTTAGAATACTAAACAGACCCGAATCTTTAGCCATTGCTAAAGAAAGTAATTTCCCTGAAAAGCAATTAATTTTAGGCTTACCGTCTGACAGTTTAGAAAAAGAAATTGAGCTGATTAAAATGCATCATATTGATGTAATTCTCACTAAAGAAACTGGTAACAGTGGGTTTTTAAGCACCAAGATTGAAGCGGCTTTACAAACGAATGCAGAAATTATTATTATCAATCAACCTAAAACACCAAGTTACTTTACGGTTGTGTTTCATGAAATTGATTTACAACGTATTTTAACGAATACTCCTACTCCAACCTTGCTAACCAATACTTCGCAATTATGGGATTAA
- a CDS encoding AAA family ATPase, with the protein MIADKKQINFPFSAIVGQDNFKLALILNLVDPLIGGVLAIGDKGTGKTTLIRSLTNLMTDQEKYPFINLPIGVSEDRLIGSINLEELINAKKEVINLGLMAQAHQGVLYVDEVNLLQDYLTDILLDAAASGNYYLEREGISRYFKSRFCLVGSMNPEEGSLRPQLKDRFGLSVNITTTTDAKVRQQIIKQRFQFDDNPADFVANYKSKDQRIATQIETAKNKLKTVLINDAIIEYCSQLAIEHQVEGLRADILLLKTARAFAAYQNATEVTKEDVDKIADFVLNHRSLNKSPNQQNPNQNENEQPKETLSEGNTSKEENIHFLSPKNDFQKQKNTFTDKIENGSKAIHYNQGNVSTTDTKKTVSQYVATDKFEIKTKHKKSLLKEHHIFLIDSSGSMLKNQIIAYAKGAVDKIATQSKNQNTQFSIVSLFDGEAQHILHRTAVLKDIEIALTSLKTGGKTNLTAGFKQIKSICVDVDFKHNLHIITDGKLNTDSNLEATVLAFQTYCKGVHSTQIIDAEKGMVKIGVAADFANRIHANYQPLITENEH; encoded by the coding sequence ATGATTGCTGATAAAAAACAAATCAACTTTCCTTTTTCTGCCATTGTTGGTCAAGATAATTTTAAGTTAGCTCTTATTTTAAACTTGGTAGACCCGCTTATTGGTGGTGTTTTGGCTATTGGTGATAAAGGAACAGGAAAAACTACATTAATTAGATCGTTAACAAATCTAATGACTGATCAAGAAAAATATCCTTTTATAAATTTACCCATTGGTGTTTCTGAAGACCGACTTATTGGAAGCATCAATTTAGAAGAGTTGATTAATGCGAAAAAAGAAGTGATTAACCTTGGGTTAATGGCGCAAGCTCACCAAGGTGTTTTATATGTAGATGAGGTAAATTTATTACAAGATTATCTTACAGATATTTTATTAGATGCCGCTGCTTCGGGAAATTATTACTTAGAAAGAGAGGGAATTTCTCGTTATTTTAAAAGTCGCTTTTGTTTAGTAGGTTCTATGAATCCTGAAGAAGGAAGTTTAAGACCACAACTAAAAGACCGTTTTGGTTTAAGTGTAAACATTACCACAACTACAGATGCTAAAGTACGTCAGCAAATTATTAAGCAACGTTTTCAGTTTGATGATAACCCTGCGGATTTTGTTGCTAATTATAAAAGTAAAGACCAACGTATTGCAACGCAAATTGAAACCGCTAAAAACAAGTTAAAAACGGTTCTTATAAACGATGCTATTATAGAATATTGTAGTCAATTAGCGATAGAGCATCAAGTAGAAGGTTTGCGTGCAGACATTTTATTATTGAAAACGGCAAGGGCTTTTGCGGCGTATCAAAACGCGACAGAAGTCACTAAAGAAGATGTTGATAAAATAGCCGATTTTGTATTAAACCACCGAAGTTTAAATAAGTCTCCGAATCAGCAAAACCCGAATCAAAATGAAAACGAGCAACCCAAAGAAACTCTATCTGAAGGAAATACATCTAAAGAAGAAAATATCCATTTTTTAAGTCCTAAAAACGATTTTCAAAAACAAAAAAATACGTTTACAGATAAGATAGAAAATGGCTCTAAAGCAATTCACTATAACCAAGGAAATGTTTCTACTACAGACACAAAAAAAACGGTGAGTCAATATGTAGCTACCGATAAGTTTGAAATAAAGACGAAACACAAAAAATCACTTTTAAAAGAACACCATATCTTTTTAATAGATTCTAGTGGTTCTATGTTAAAAAATCAAATTATAGCGTATGCAAAAGGAGCTGTAGATAAAATTGCTACACAATCTAAAAACCAGAACACTCAGTTTTCTATTGTTTCTTTGTTTGATGGAGAAGCGCAACATATTTTACATAGAACTGCTGTTTTAAAAGATATTGAAATTGCACTAACTTCTCTTAAAACAGGTGGAAAAACGAACTTAACTGCCGGTTTTAAACAAATAAAAAGTATTTGTGTTGATGTTGATTTTAAACACAATTTACATATTATAACAGACGGAAAGTTAAATACAGATAGTAATTTAGAAGCAACAGTATTGGCTTTTCAAACGTATTGTAAAGGCGTACATAGCACGCAGATTATTGATGCAGAAAAAGGGATGGTAAAAATTGGTGTTGCTGCAGATTTTGCCAATCGTATTCATGCAAATTACCAACCTTTAATTACCGAAAATGAGCACTAA
- the cbiD gene encoding cobalt-precorrin-5B (C(1))-methyltransferase CbiD: MGLREIPKGPLREGFTTGTCATAAAKAGLMAIIHQKKNSTVNVHLPIDKILEITIHSCEFTENTATCSVIKDAGDDPDVTNGAEIGCILKLTQEKDIQFIAGEGVGTVTLKGLELAIGEPAINPVPRKMITSAIQKLLHDYDLECGVSVTVFVTNGKKLAKRTLNERVGIMNGISILGTTGIVKPYSSSSYIASIEQGIDVAVANKITELVINSGARSEKFLSEKFNHLPAYAFIHYGNWIGETLTKINECNIKKVSIGIMLGKAVKLAGGITDTHSCVSSWNKDFVVDLAQQIGFEDGDKIKELNMAGRLIELFEFEQNSPFFQLLLEHCYKHTHTKMKQVALDIYLIHKNGTLIKYIK, from the coding sequence ATGGGATTAAGAGAAATACCAAAAGGCCCTTTAAGAGAAGGTTTTACAACAGGCACTTGCGCTACGGCTGCTGCTAAAGCAGGATTGATGGCAATTATCCATCAGAAGAAAAACAGCACTGTAAACGTACATTTACCTATTGATAAAATATTAGAAATCACTATTCATTCTTGTGAGTTTACAGAAAACACGGCTACATGTTCTGTGATAAAAGACGCTGGCGATGATCCAGATGTTACCAATGGCGCAGAAATAGGTTGTATTTTAAAATTAACACAAGAAAAAGACATTCAGTTTATTGCCGGAGAAGGCGTTGGTACCGTAACTCTTAAAGGTTTAGAGTTGGCTATTGGAGAACCTGCAATTAATCCAGTTCCTAGAAAAATGATAACCAGTGCAATTCAGAAATTATTGCACGATTACGATTTAGAATGTGGGGTATCCGTGACCGTTTTTGTGACCAACGGAAAAAAATTAGCAAAACGTACGCTTAATGAACGTGTAGGTATTATGAATGGCATTTCTATACTAGGTACAACTGGTATTGTAAAACCTTACTCCTCTTCTTCTTATATAGCCAGTATAGAACAAGGTATTGATGTTGCTGTGGCTAATAAGATTACAGAATTGGTGATTAATTCTGGAGCAAGAAGTGAAAAGTTTTTATCAGAAAAATTTAATCATTTGCCAGCATATGCTTTTATCCATTACGGAAATTGGATTGGAGAAACCCTAACCAAAATAAATGAATGCAATATTAAAAAAGTAAGCATTGGTATTATGCTTGGTAAAGCTGTAAAATTAGCAGGTGGAATAACAGATACGCACAGTTGTGTATCTAGTTGGAATAAAGATTTTGTAGTGGATTTAGCACAACAAATTGGCTTTGAAGACGGAGATAAAATTAAAGAATTAAATATGGCAGGTCGTTTAATTGAGTTATTCGAGTTTGAACAAAATTCGCCTTTCTTTCAATTACTATTAGAACATTGCTATAAACACACGCATACAAAAATGAAACAGGTAGCCCTAGATATTTACCTTATTCATAAAAACGGAACACTTATTAAATATATTAAATAA
- a CDS encoding cobyrinate a,c-diamide synthase, whose protein sequence is MIKQLIISAPSSNAGKTTLTLGLLRLFKNKNIAIQPFKVGPDYIDPKFHQLACKKVGVNLDLFMMSQEEINTCLNFYGKEATINCIEGVMGLFDGAKKDQGSTAEMAKKLKTPVLLVIDAKAVAYSVAPLIQGFVNFDKEVEIMGVVFNRVGSERHYHMLKEACDDIDVRCFGYLSNLKDIEIPSRHLGLNIQEIEKFDVVIDKIANELDKTVDWKAILEASKEIEPNAILSTEKTIASKKIKFAVAKDAAFNFIYPQNIAAMETLGEVVFFSPIADVKIPVCDFIYLPGGYPEMYLKELSSNTEMLKSIKEFAQNDGKIYAECGGMMYLGKAIISENNEAFKMVNYFDFEASIADKKLHLGYRTSAINKHIFKGHEFHYSSLVNDTETTINATITNARNGDTNTKIYKKQRVMGSYVHHYFGTSEKLLQLINEIND, encoded by the coding sequence ATGATAAAACAACTGATAATTTCTGCACCAAGTAGTAACGCTGGTAAAACTACGCTTACTTTAGGATTGCTGCGTTTATTTAAAAATAAAAACATTGCGATACAACCTTTTAAGGTTGGTCCAGATTATATAGACCCTAAATTTCATCAATTGGCTTGTAAAAAAGTGGGGGTCAATTTAGATTTATTTATGATGTCTCAAGAAGAGATAAACACCTGTTTAAACTTCTATGGTAAAGAGGCTACAATTAATTGCATAGAAGGTGTAATGGGCTTGTTTGATGGCGCAAAAAAAGACCAAGGTAGTACGGCAGAAATGGCTAAAAAACTAAAAACTCCTGTTTTACTAGTGATTGATGCCAAAGCTGTAGCGTATTCTGTTGCACCGCTTATTCAGGGTTTTGTAAATTTTGATAAAGAAGTAGAAATAATGGGCGTTGTCTTTAACCGCGTAGGTTCCGAGAGGCATTACCACATGCTAAAAGAAGCTTGTGATGATATTGATGTACGTTGTTTTGGGTATTTATCGAATTTAAAGGACATTGAAATTCCGTCTAGACATTTAGGGTTAAACATACAAGAAATAGAAAAATTTGATGTTGTTATTGATAAAATTGCAAACGAACTAGACAAAACAGTAGATTGGAAAGCTATTTTAGAAGCGTCTAAAGAGATTGAACCAAATGCTATTTTATCAACAGAAAAAACAATAGCATCCAAAAAAATAAAATTTGCAGTCGCTAAAGATGCAGCTTTTAATTTTATATATCCGCAGAACATTGCTGCCATGGAAACATTAGGCGAAGTGGTGTTTTTTAGTCCGATAGCTGATGTAAAAATTCCTGTTTGCGATTTTATATATTTACCTGGCGGATACCCAGAAATGTATTTAAAAGAATTGTCTAGCAATACAGAAATGCTGAAAAGCATTAAAGAATTCGCACAAAATGACGGTAAAATCTATGCTGAATGTGGCGGAATGATGTATTTAGGAAAAGCGATTATTTCAGAAAATAACGAAGCTTTCAAAATGGTAAATTATTTTGATTTTGAAGCTTCAATAGCGGATAAAAAATTGCATTTGGGGTATCGTACTTCTGCCATAAATAAACATATTTTTAAAGGGCACGAGTTTCATTATTCTAGTTTAGTAAACGATACTGAAACCACCATAAATGCCACAATTACAAATGCAAGAAATGGTGATACAAACACTAAAATTTATAAAAAACAACGGGTAATGGGTTCTTATGTACATCACTATTTTGGTACATCAGAAAAACTGTTACAATTGATTAACGAAATAAACGATTAG
- a CDS encoding bifunctional adenosylcobinamide kinase/adenosylcobinamide-phosphate guanylyltransferase, which produces MSTKIIHIITGGQRSGKSEYGEEIALSLDDSPTYLATSKYWDAEFRKRIEIHQNRRTNNWTTIEETLHLSKITAVNKVLFVDCITLWITNVMDHFKYDAALSYHFIVEEWNLLCEKNNIVIAISNEIGLGVIPMEKATRQFVDLQGKVNQYIAKKATKVDFMVSGIPIHTKG; this is translated from the coding sequence ATGAGCACTAAAATAATCCATATTATTACTGGCGGACAACGTTCTGGTAAAAGTGAATACGGAGAAGAAATTGCCTTAAGTTTAGACGATTCGCCAACTTATTTAGCAACTTCTAAATATTGGGATGCTGAATTTAGAAAACGTATAGAAATTCATCAAAATAGACGAACTAATAATTGGACCACCATAGAAGAAACGCTTCATTTAAGTAAAATAACTGCTGTAAATAAAGTACTATTTGTAGATTGTATAACGCTTTGGATAACCAACGTAATGGATCATTTTAAATATGATGCTGCATTAAGTTATCATTTTATTGTTGAAGAATGGAATTTACTTTGCGAGAAAAATAATATCGTTATTGCTATTAGTAATGAGATTGGTTTGGGCGTAATCCCTATGGAAAAAGCAACACGACAATTTGTAGATTTACAAGGAAAAGTGAATCAATATATTGCCAAAAAGGCGACTAAAGTAGATTTTATGGTATCCGGAATTCCAATACACACCAAAGGATGA